CGCCGAGGTTGACCGCCTGCTGCAGGAAGGCCGCGTCACGACCGATGCCAACGAGCGCGTGGCCATCTACGGCCAACTGCAGCGCCGCCTGGCCGAGACGGTACCGTTCTTGTGGCTCACGTACCCGACGGTGTACGGGGCGTGGCGGGATCGGGTGCAGGGCTTTGTACTGTCGTCAACCCGATCGCTGACCAGCCTCGATGCGGTGTGGATGACGAGCCGGTAGCCGGGGCGGGATCAGAGTTGGTACAGGCGTACGTCGCAAGGCGCCTGATCCTGCTGGCGCCGGTGCTGGTGGTCGTGAGCTTTCTCGTGTTTTTGATGATGCACTCCATTCCCGGCGACCCGGCGCAGATGTGGGTGGGGTTCGAGACCACCGATCCGGCCGTGCTGGAGGCGGTGCGCCACTCGCTCGGCTTGGACCGGCCGATCCTGGTCCAGTACGGCCTGTGGGCCGAGCGCATCCTCACGGGAGACCTGGGTGAGTCGGTGAGGACCGGGAGGCCCATCGGGGCACTCGTGGGCGAGAGCCTCCCGGTCACCGTCCAGCTCACCGTGTACGGCCTGGTGGTCGCCCTCGCCATCGGGGTGCCGGCGGGGATAGCGGCGGCCACCTCTCGCCGGCGCTGGTGGCAGGCAAGCTACCGGGTGCTGGTGATGGTGGGGCTGTCCGTGCCGCAGTTCTGGCTGGGGGCGCTGTTCATCCTGGCGTTCAGCGTTCATACCGGGTGGTTTCCGCTGCTCGACTACCCGCTGCTGTGGTCGCGGCCGTTCGACAGCCTCAAGAGCTTCTTCCTGCCAGCCCTCACCCTGGGCATCCCCAACGGGCTGGCGGTGGCGCGCATGGTGCGGGCCTCGGTGCTGGAGGTGCTGGGCGAAGACTACGTCCGTGTCGCCCGGGCCAAGGGGCTTGCGGAGCGGGTCGTCCTGTTCAAGCACGTGCTGCGAAACGCCCTGCTGCCGGTGGTCACCCTGGTGGGCATCGTGGCCGGGTACCTGCTGGGCGGGGCCGTAGTAGTCGAGCAGGTGTTTGCCATCCCGGGGGTCGGACGCCTGGGGCTGCAGGCCATCGTCCAGCGGGACCACCCCGTCCTGCAGGCGGTGGTGCTCATCGTCGCGGCGCTTTTCGTGGTGGTCAACCTCCTGACGGACCTGCTGTACGCGGCCATCGATCCAAGGGTGGA
This genomic stretch from Bacillota bacterium harbors:
- a CDS encoding ABC transporter permease, yielding MVQAYVARRLILLAPVLVVVSFLVFLMMHSIPGDPAQMWVGFETTDPAVLEAVRHSLGLDRPILVQYGLWAERILTGDLGESVRTGRPIGALVGESLPVTVQLTVYGLVVALAIGVPAGIAAATSRRRWWQASYRVLVMVGLSVPQFWLGALFILAFSVHTGWFPLLDYPLLWSRPFDSLKSFFLPALTLGIPNGLAVARMVRASVLEVLGEDYVRVARAKGLAERVVLFKHVLRNALLPVVTLVGIVAGYLLGGAVVVEQVFAIPGVGRLGLQAIVQRDHPVLQAVVLIVAALFVVVNLLTDLLYAAIDPRVEYR